From Carassius auratus strain Wakin chromosome 10, ASM336829v1, whole genome shotgun sequence, a single genomic window includes:
- the LOC113110250 gene encoding RNA/RNP complex-1-interacting phosphatase-like, with amino-acid sequence MPAKKKNAVPDRWTDYTAVGKRIPGTRFIAFKVPLKQSFRYHLKQSEVFGPFDLVHMLEKEGQELGLIIDLTFTTRYYRVEDLPNTLYHLKIFTAGHEVPNDATILSFKKAVRHFLRDNENNDKLIGVHCTHGLNRTGYLICRYLIDVDGMNPQKAIDLFNESRGHSIERQNYLEDLRMGHKRSNEGMEEPVQEPAQGLATEPQDAPPPPHHHHRREQHNHDPSFNGQGHHPWHGEPHNPFLPFNQKNNMTWFRPPEQQFFRPPLIPHPPQGVRPCFPNQSVTGFHLGHYPPPIPFDRFDQPFQNPGAPPGGSTRPPGHHRKPRYRHRKGPKDRTPQ; translated from the exons ATgcctgcaaaaaagaaaaatgccgTTCCTGACAG ATGGACAGACTATACAGCAGTGGGTAAACGGATCCCTGGAACCCGCTTCATCGCCTTTAAAGTCCCCTTAAAACAG TCTTTCAGATATCATTTAAAGCAGTCAGAAGTCTTTGGACCGTTTGATCTTGTGCATATGTTGGAGAAGGAAGGACAAGAACTGGGTCTCATCATCGATCTGACCTTCACAACTCGCTATTACAGAGTAGAG GATTTGCCAAACACATTGTACCACCTGAAGATCTTCACAGCAGGGCATGAAGTGCCAAACGATGCCACGATTCTCAGCTTCAAGAAGGCCGTCAGGCATTTTCTGCGTGATAATGAAAACAATG ATAAGCTGATTGGTGTTCATTGCACGCATGGTTTGAACCGCACCGGCTATTTAATATGTCG ATACCTAATCGATGTTGATGGGATGAACCCCCAAAAAGCGATTGATT TATTCAATGAATCAAGGGGACACTCAATTGAGAGGCAGAATTATCTTGAAGACCTGAGGATGGGGCACAAGAGAAG CAATGAGGGAATGGAGGAACCAGTCCAAGAACCCGCACAGGGACTTGCAACGGAGCCACAAgatgctcctcctcctcctcatcatcatcatcgaaGGGAACAGCATAACCATGATCCTTCTTTTAATGGACAAGGGCATCACCCATGGCACGGGGAACCCCATAATCCGTTTTT ACCGTTTAACCAGAAGAACAACATGACTTGGTTCAGACCACCTGAGCAGCAGTTCTTCCGTCCGCCCTTGATTCCTCATCCACCGCAGGGCGTGAGACCCTGTTTTCCCAACCAGAGCGTCACAGGATTCCACTTGGGACATTATCCACCTCCAATTCCCTTCGACAGGTTTGACCAACCATTCCAGAATCCAGGCGCGCCTCCAGGGGGATCCACGAGACCTCCAGGGCATCACCGAAAACCTCGATATAGACACAGGAAAGGTCCGAAAGATAGGACTCCTCAATGA
- the stambpa gene encoding STAM-binding protein-like A: MSEQGDSSLPSEERLRALIKLGSSVDVSEDVPPRRYFRSGMEIIRMANIYADEGNVEHAFILYNKYITLFIEKLPKHREYKTANIPEKKDTMKKLKEVAFPKAEELKKLLLKHYEKEHAEYLIRKRGEDEARAREVAKQREQEAEKQRQAEQQQRQREQEQFSAFEEMIRRQQLEKERQRIMQEFSVPVSPISPRDLLVPDAQGPPQASFSPPTSPEGTSNHVSQTTPLPAFDRSLKPSVPVSAGHSALVNGLRQLFVPAELCQRFLKLADANTARTVETCGILCGKLMKNAFTVTHVIVPKQCGGPDYCDTENEEELFLIQDQNDLITLGWIHTHPTQTAFLSSVDLHTHCSYQIMLPESIAIVCSPKFNETGYFRLTDHGMDEICSCKQRGFHPHPREPPLFSASQHVTITDGSVNVMDLR; this comes from the exons ATGTCTGAGCAGGGTGACTCCAGTCTGCCGTCTGAGGAGAGGCTCCGCGCTCTCATCAAGctgggcagctctgtggacgtcaGCGAGGACGTGCCCCCCCGCCGGTACTTCCGCTCCGGGATGGAAATCATCCGAATGGCCAACATCTATGCAGATGAGGGGAATGTCGAGCATGCATTCATCCTTTACAATAAGTACATCAC GTTGTTTATTGAAAAACTTCCTAAACATCGTGAATATAAAACCGCCAACATTCCTGAGAAGAAAGATACGATGAAG AAATTAAAGGAAGTTGCTTTTCCGAAAGCTGAGGAACTGAAAAAGCTGCTTCTCAAGCACTACGAAAAAGAACACGCCGAATATCTCATCCGAAAG CGAGGGGAGGATGAGGCCCGGGCTCGAGAAGTGGCCAAGCAGCGCGAGCAGGAGGCAGAGAAGCAGAGACAGGCCGAGCAGCAGCAGCGTCAGCGCGAGCAGGAGCAGTTCAGTGCCTTTGAGGAGATGATCCGCAGGCAGCAGCTGGAGAAGGAGCGCCAGCGCATCATGCAGGAGTTCAGCGTCCCGGTATCACCCATCTCTCCCAGAGATCTCCTGGTGCCTGACGCTCAAGGACCTCCACAGGCCTCGTTTTCACCGCCGACGAGCCCCGAAGGAACCTCAAACCATGTCTCTCAAACGACACCCCTCCCAGCGTTTGACCGTTCACTGAAGCCTAGTGTTCCAGTCAGTGCAGGACACA GTGCGCTGGTAAACGGCTTGCGGCAGCTCTTTGTGCCCGCCGAGCTCTGCCAAAGATTTTTAAAGCTAGCAGATGCCAACACAGCACGAACCGTGGAGACCTGTGGGATTCTGTGTGGCAAGCTG ATGAAGAACGCCTTCACAGTGACACACGTGATCGTGCCCAAGCAGTGTGGAGGACCAGATTACTGTGACACCGAGAACGAGGAGGAACTTTTCCTAATCCAGGATCAGAATGATCTCATCACACTGGGCTGGATTCAT actcaCCCGACCCAGACGGCCTTTTTATCCAGTGTGGACCTGCACACACATTGCTCTTATCAAATCATGCTTCCAGAGTCTATAGCCATTGTGTGCTCACCTAAATTTAATGA GACTGGCTACTTTCGGCTGACAGACCACGGGATGGACGAGATCTGTTCCTGCAAACAAAGAGGATTCCACCCGCATCCAAGAGAGCCGCCCCTCTTCTCT